In Sphingomonas phyllosphaerae, one DNA window encodes the following:
- the atpA gene encoding F0F1 ATP synthase subunit alpha yields the protein MDIRAAEISRVIKDQIANFGTEAQVSETGQVLSVGDGIARIYGLDNVQAGEMVEFANGVQGMALNLEADNVGVVIFGSDAEIREGDTVKRTGTIVDVPVGKGLLGRVVDGLGNPIDGKGPIVSDQRSRVEVKAPGIIPRKSVHEPVQTGLKAIDALVPVGRGQRELIIGDRQTGKSAIAIDTFINQKQANAGTDESKKLYCVYVAVGQKRSTVAQLVRTLEENGAMEYSIVVAATASDPAPLQFLAPYTGTAMGEYFRDNGMHAVIVFDDLSKQAVAYRQMSLLLRRPPGREAYPGDVFYLHSRLLERAAKMNEANGSGSLTALPIIETQAGDVSAYIPTNVISITDGQIFLETDLFFAGIRPAINVGLSVSRVGGAAQTKAMKKVSGSIKLELAQYREMAAFAQFGSDLDASTQKLLNRGARLTELLKQPQFSPMPFEEQTVSIYAGTNGFIDNVPVADVNRYEAAMLSYMRADHADVLTAIRDSRELGKDTEAKLKEALGQFAKTFA from the coding sequence ATGGACATTCGCGCCGCAGAAATCTCCCGCGTCATCAAGGACCAGATCGCCAACTTCGGCACCGAGGCACAGGTCTCGGAAACCGGGCAGGTGCTCAGCGTCGGTGACGGCATCGCGCGCATCTACGGGCTCGACAACGTCCAGGCGGGCGAGATGGTCGAGTTCGCCAATGGCGTGCAGGGCATGGCGCTCAACCTTGAGGCCGATAACGTCGGCGTCGTGATCTTCGGCTCGGACGCCGAGATCCGCGAGGGCGACACCGTCAAGCGTACCGGCACGATCGTGGACGTGCCGGTCGGCAAGGGGCTGCTCGGTCGCGTGGTCGACGGGCTCGGCAATCCGATCGACGGCAAGGGCCCGATCGTGTCCGACCAGCGCAGCCGCGTCGAGGTCAAGGCGCCGGGCATCATCCCGCGCAAGTCGGTGCACGAGCCGGTGCAGACCGGGCTGAAGGCGATCGACGCGCTGGTGCCGGTCGGCCGTGGCCAGCGCGAGCTGATCATCGGCGACCGCCAGACCGGCAAGTCGGCGATCGCGATCGACACCTTCATCAACCAGAAGCAGGCGAACGCCGGCACCGACGAATCGAAGAAGCTGTACTGCGTCTATGTCGCGGTCGGCCAGAAGCGTTCGACGGTCGCGCAGCTCGTCCGGACGCTCGAAGAGAATGGCGCGATGGAATATTCCATCGTCGTCGCCGCGACCGCGTCGGACCCCGCGCCGCTGCAGTTCCTCGCGCCCTACACCGGCACCGCGATGGGCGAATATTTCCGTGACAACGGGATGCATGCGGTGATCGTGTTCGACGATCTGTCGAAGCAGGCGGTCGCCTATCGTCAGATGTCGCTGCTGCTGCGCCGTCCGCCGGGCCGCGAAGCCTATCCGGGCGACGTCTTCTATCTCCACTCGCGCCTGCTGGAGCGCGCGGCGAAGATGAACGAGGCGAACGGCTCGGGTTCGCTGACCGCGCTGCCGATCATCGAGACGCAGGCGGGCGACGTGTCGGCCTATATCCCGACCAACGTGATCTCGATCACCGACGGTCAGATCTTCCTCGAGACCGATCTGTTCTTCGCGGGCATCCGTCCGGCGATCAACGTCGGCCTGTCGGTCAGCCGCGTCGGCGGCGCCGCGCAGACCAAGGCGATGAAGAAGGTGTCGGGCTCGATCAAGCTCGAGCTGGCGCAGTATCGGGAGATGGCGGCGTTCGCGCAGTTCGGCTCGGACCTCGACGCCTCGACGCAGAAGCTGCTCAACCGCGGCGCGCGGCTGACCGAGCTGCTCAAGCAGCCGCAGTTCAGCCCGATGCCGTTCGAGGAGCAGACCGTCTCGATCTACGCGGGCACCAACGGCTTCATCGACAACGTGCCGGTGGCGGACGTCAACCGCTACGAAGCGGCGATGCTGAGCTACATGCGCGCCGATCACGCCGACGTGC
- a CDS encoding aspartyl protease family protein: MPILSLLPLALAAAPLPEPRAAWVGRSTLAADAEGRWIPFDLTPGNQIRFTMAVDGRPVTAILDTGVSYSVLARRFAEAYRLPVRAEGRATVIGGSVAIGRVETRAVAIGAVTRRGGSLAVADLPAAATGSALAVDLLVGRDLTAPYALDIDYQARRFRLLRSGTRPFAGVTAPLSIAPERMVYVSAIGAAGATLAPMVVDTGDGSAITLGPAAWATARAAAGPVTTTVSFGLAGAVVSDMAIVPALRIGDAIARDVEVRVEPAGGFSDTIGVAGRIGSGFLQRYRVLLDPTAGRMLLGTTPQTDAPTVRSTSGLLLALTGERLRVLHVMRGSPAAGDGWQAGDTICAVDGTRVDASYARSPLAGWPAAAAGRVVTLDDCAGRRRTLTLRRFY; the protein is encoded by the coding sequence GTGCCGATCCTGTCGCTCCTGCCGCTCGCACTCGCCGCCGCGCCGTTGCCCGAGCCCCGCGCCGCGTGGGTCGGTCGCTCGACGCTCGCCGCCGATGCCGAGGGCCGCTGGATCCCCTTCGACCTCACCCCCGGCAACCAGATCCGCTTCACCATGGCGGTCGACGGCCGCCCCGTCACCGCGATCCTCGATACCGGGGTCAGCTATTCGGTCCTCGCGCGCCGCTTCGCCGAGGCCTATCGCCTCCCGGTCCGCGCCGAGGGCCGCGCGACCGTGATCGGCGGCAGCGTCGCGATCGGCCGGGTCGAGACGCGCGCGGTCGCGATCGGCGCGGTGACACGGCGCGGCGGCAGCCTCGCGGTCGCCGACCTCCCCGCCGCCGCGACCGGCAGCGCGCTGGCGGTCGACCTGCTCGTCGGGCGTGACCTCACCGCCCCCTATGCGCTCGACATCGACTATCAGGCGCGCCGCTTCCGCCTGCTGCGCAGCGGCACGCGACCGTTCGCCGGCGTCACCGCGCCGCTGTCGATCGCGCCCGAGCGGATGGTCTATGTCAGCGCGATCGGTGCGGCGGGCGCGACGCTGGCGCCGATGGTGGTCGACACCGGCGACGGTTCGGCGATCACGCTCGGCCCGGCGGCTTGGGCGACCGCGCGCGCTGCCGCCGGTCCGGTGACCACCACCGTCTCGTTCGGGCTGGCCGGTGCGGTGGTCAGCGACATGGCGATCGTCCCCGCGCTGCGCATCGGCGACGCGATCGCGCGCGATGTCGAGGTGCGCGTCGAGCCCGCCGGCGGCTTCTCCGACACGATCGGCGTCGCGGGCCGGATCGGCTCGGGCTTCCTCCAGCGTTACCGCGTGCTGCTCGACCCTACCGCCGGGCGGATGCTGCTCGGCACCACCCCGCAGACCGACGCCCCGACCGTGCGCTCGACCAGCGGCCTCCTGCTCGCATTGACCGGCGAACGGCTGCGCGTCCTGCATGTGATGCGCGGCAGTCCCGCCGCCGGCGATGGCTGGCAGGCGGGCGATACGATCTGCGCGGTCGATGGCACGCGCGTCGACGCCAGCTACGCCCGCAGCCCGCTGGCGGGCTGGCCGGCCGCCGCTGCCGGGCGCGTCGTTACGCTCGACGATTGCGCCGGCCGCCGTCGCACGCTGACCCTGCGACGTTTCTATTGA
- a CDS encoding alpha/beta hydrolase, which translates to MTEPVRGIAHNVALQHAGYGPRPLPLFLDMLRRETATSPQRAAAALAGLRRYQEARRKPRRMRPVRYRSGAARLRDGARGSDGVPVVLVPSLINPPWVLDLAPGRSLVAHLAAAGFHPWLVDWGTPRAQDAALDLAGHVTRRLLPLLGRLDRPALLVGYCLGGTLALAAAAAAAPGRVAGVATIAAPWRFAGYGDAARASLAALWAQVAPGARALGVLPMEVLQTAFWQLDPARTIAKYAAFATMAADRAADFVQLEDWANGGAPLTYAAGADLFETLLAEDRPGRGDWHVGGRAIDPHALPCPATEFVSLTDRITPAATAIGLAARRDLAAGHVGMMVGGRARTLLYDPLTDWLRTAA; encoded by the coding sequence GTGACCGAACCCGTTCGTGGTATTGCACATAATGTCGCGCTGCAACACGCTGGATACGGTCCGCGACCGCTCCCGCTGTTCCTCGACATGCTGCGCCGCGAAACCGCAACATCGCCGCAACGTGCCGCCGCGGCGCTCGCCGGCCTGCGCCGCTATCAGGAAGCCCGGCGCAAGCCGCGGCGGATGCGGCCGGTCCGGTATCGCAGCGGCGCCGCCCGGCTGCGCGACGGTGCGCGCGGCAGCGATGGCGTGCCGGTGGTGCTGGTGCCGTCGCTCATCAACCCGCCATGGGTCCTCGATCTCGCGCCCGGCCGCTCGCTCGTCGCGCATCTCGCCGCGGCTGGCTTCCACCCATGGCTGGTCGACTGGGGCACACCCCGCGCGCAGGACGCCGCGCTCGACCTCGCCGGCCATGTGACGCGGCGATTGCTGCCGTTGCTGGGGCGGCTCGACAGACCGGCGCTGCTGGTCGGCTATTGCCTCGGCGGCACGCTCGCGCTCGCCGCCGCTGCCGCCGCCGCGCCGGGGCGCGTCGCCGGGGTCGCGACGATCGCCGCCCCATGGCGGTTCGCCGGCTATGGCGACGCGGCACGCGCGTCGCTCGCCGCGCTCTGGGCACAGGTCGCGCCGGGCGCGCGCGCGCTTGGCGTGCTGCCGATGGAGGTACTCCAAACCGCCTTCTGGCAGCTCGATCCCGCGCGGACGATCGCCAAATACGCCGCCTTTGCGACGATGGCCGCAGACCGCGCCGCCGACTTCGTCCAGCTCGAGGATTGGGCGAACGGCGGCGCGCCGCTCACCTATGCCGCCGGCGCCGACCTGTTCGAGACATTGCTCGCCGAGGATCGTCCGGGGCGCGGCGATTGGCACGTCGGCGGTCGCGCGATCGACCCGCACGCGCTGCCCTGCCCCGCCACCGAATTCGTCTCGCTCACCGACCGCATCACCCCCGCCGCCACCGCGATCGGGCTCGCCGCGCGCCGCGACCTCGCGGCCGGGCATGTCGGGATGATGGTCGGCGGCCGCGCGCGGACGTTGCTCTACGATCCGCTCACCGACTGGCTGCGGACGGCGGCGTGA
- a CDS encoding F0F1 ATP synthase subunit delta produces MTRKVDRVESSSGNQGSSIQAGLGGRYASALFDLAVEARAVDRVEQSLTAVRDALAASDDFRTLTASPVIARGEAVKAVLAAADQLGVDATTRSFLGVLAENRRLSALPKIIRAFRVMAAQHRGETTAEVTSAHPLTAEQVDELKQQLRRRVGREVSVDLAVDPQILGGLVVRIGSQMIDSSIRTRLNALASAMKG; encoded by the coding sequence ATGACGAGGAAAGTGGATCGCGTGGAGAGTTCCAGCGGTAATCAGGGCAGCAGCATTCAGGCCGGCCTCGGCGGCCGGTATGCGAGCGCGCTGTTCGATCTGGCGGTGGAGGCCCGTGCGGTCGATCGCGTCGAACAAAGCCTGACGGCGGTGCGCGACGCGCTGGCCGCGTCGGACGATTTCAGGACGCTGACCGCGTCGCCGGTCATCGCGCGCGGCGAGGCGGTCAAGGCGGTGCTTGCCGCCGCCGACCAGCTCGGGGTCGATGCGACGACGCGCAGCTTCCTGGGCGTGCTGGCGGAGAATCGCCGCCTGTCGGCGCTGCCGAAGATCATTCGCGCCTTCCGCGTGATGGCCGCGCAGCATCGCGGCGAGACCACCGCCGAGGTCACCAGCGCGCACCCGCTGACCGCCGAGCAGGTCGACGAGCTGAAGCAGCAGCTGCGCCGCCGCGTCGGCCGCGAGGTGTCGGTCGACCTGGCGGTCGACCCGCAAATCCTGGGCGGCCTGGTCGTCCGCATCGGTTCCCAGATGATCGATTCGTCGATCCGCACCCGTTTGAATGCGCTTGCCAGCGCGATGAAAGGCTGA
- the phaR gene encoding polyhydroxyalkanoate synthesis repressor PhaR, with amino-acid sequence MKKQHGTDGVVVIKKYANRRLYNTESSSYITLEHLAAMTREGREFKVVDAKTDEDITHNVLTQIIMEAESRGQTMLPVNFLRQLIALYGDSMQAMVPDYLDASMDSFRRNQAQFKTAVEGAFAGSPFAEIAKRNLEMFEAAAQAFKPPVAPAPVAASGKDGEIAALKAELAQLRDKVDKLGD; translated from the coding sequence ATGAAGAAGCAGCATGGTACCGACGGCGTCGTCGTCATCAAGAAATACGCCAATCGCCGGCTCTACAATACCGAAAGCTCCTCTTATATCACGCTGGAACATCTCGCGGCGATGACGCGCGAAGGTCGTGAATTCAAGGTCGTGGACGCCAAGACCGACGAGGATATCACGCACAACGTCCTGACGCAGATCATCATGGAGGCGGAGAGCCGCGGCCAGACGATGCTGCCGGTCAACTTCCTGCGCCAGTTGATCGCGCTGTACGGCGACTCGATGCAGGCGATGGTGCCGGACTATCTGGACGCGTCGATGGACAGCTTCCGCCGCAACCAGGCGCAGTTCAAGACCGCGGTCGAGGGAGCGTTCGCGGGGTCGCCGTTTGCGGAGATCGCCAAGCGCAACCTCGAGATGTTCGAAGCCGCGGCGCAGGCGTTCAAGCCGCCGGTCGCGCCGGCCCCGGTGGCGGCGAGCGGCAAGGACGGCGAGATCGCGGCGCTCAAGGCGGAACTGGCGCAGTTGCGCGACAAGGTCGACAAGCTGGGGGATTGA
- a CDS encoding methyltransferase domain-containing protein — MHRLAPVLLLALPAMAAAAPRVPAPIAAAVAAPTRTPANIVRDRYRHPAETLAFLGVKPTDTVVEVWPGAGWYTEILAPLTAARGRYYVAGPWEKGLNGVRGLQSKDATTYGKVQLAALPAQAGQPTVPDGSADVVLTFRNVHNWRFGGEDQARQMFAAMYRMLKPGGTLGVVEHRLPEARDSAAEEKSGYMKPSSVIGFATAAGFKLAGKSEVNANPKDTADWSGGVWTLPPSYALKDVDRAKYAAIGESDRMTLKFVKPK, encoded by the coding sequence ATGCATCGTCTCGCTCCCGTCCTGCTGCTCGCCTTACCCGCCATGGCGGCCGCCGCGCCGCGCGTGCCCGCGCCGATCGCCGCCGCGGTCGCCGCACCGACGCGCACGCCGGCCAATATCGTGCGCGACCGGTATCGCCATCCCGCCGAAACGCTCGCCTTCCTCGGGGTGAAGCCGACCGACACCGTGGTCGAGGTCTGGCCGGGCGCCGGCTGGTACACCGAAATCCTCGCCCCGCTCACCGCGGCACGCGGACGTTACTATGTCGCCGGGCCGTGGGAGAAGGGGCTGAACGGTGTCCGCGGGCTCCAGAGCAAGGACGCCACCACGTATGGCAAGGTGCAGCTCGCCGCGCTTCCCGCACAGGCAGGTCAGCCGACCGTGCCCGATGGCAGCGCCGATGTCGTGCTCACCTTCCGCAACGTCCACAACTGGCGGTTCGGCGGCGAGGATCAGGCGCGGCAGATGTTCGCGGCGATGTACCGGATGCTCAAGCCCGGCGGCACGCTCGGCGTCGTCGAGCATCGCCTTCCCGAAGCGCGCGATTCCGCAGCGGAGGAAAAGAGCGGCTATATGAAGCCGAGCAGCGTGATCGGCTTCGCGACCGCCGCCGGCTTCAAGCTGGCGGGCAAGTCGGAGGTCAACGCCAACCCGAAGGACACCGCCGACTGGTCTGGCGGGGTCTGGACGCTCCCGCCCAGCTATGCGCTCAAGGATGTCGACCGCGCGAAATATGCCGCGATCGGCGAAAGCGACCGCATGACGCTCAAGTTCGTCAAGCCGAAGTAA
- a CDS encoding IS110 family transposase: MTRSANPATDAAATTPTGFVGCDVGKAGIAVFDSVTGRATTIANTPLALDAFAAALPPGRLLVCEATGGYEAALLAAASRAGHAIHRADARRVKAFIRSLGTLAKTDALDARALARYGQERHERLDRWHPRDEHRQELATLVNTRSDLVRARTACTNRLKAPGAGPVAAELRALVAAHDQAIAALEARIEALLAGCASLARTASVLRTIPGIGATTAAALIALLPELGTLGRRQIASLAGLAPHPRQSGTVDGYRRTRGGRPEVRRVTFMAALSAVRFAPDIKAFYQRLRDSGKKPIVALTAAMRKLITIANAKIRDDAAQLS, translated from the coding sequence ATGACCCGCTCCGCCAACCCCGCCACTGACGCCGCCGCCACCACGCCGACCGGGTTCGTCGGCTGCGACGTCGGCAAGGCCGGCATCGCCGTCTTCGACAGCGTCACCGGCCGCGCCACCACCATCGCCAACACGCCGCTTGCGCTCGACGCCTTTGCCGCCGCGCTGCCGCCCGGGCGCCTGCTGGTCTGCGAGGCGACCGGCGGCTACGAGGCCGCGCTGCTCGCGGCGGCGTCACGCGCCGGCCATGCCATCCACCGTGCCGATGCCCGCCGCGTCAAGGCGTTCATCCGCTCGCTGGGAACGCTGGCCAAGACCGATGCGCTCGATGCCCGTGCGCTCGCGCGCTACGGGCAGGAGCGCCACGAGCGCCTCGACCGCTGGCACCCGCGCGATGAACACCGCCAGGAGCTCGCGACGCTGGTCAACACCCGCAGCGATCTCGTCCGTGCCCGCACCGCGTGCACCAACCGCCTCAAGGCCCCCGGCGCCGGCCCGGTCGCCGCCGAGCTGCGCGCGCTGGTCGCCGCGCACGACCAGGCCATCGCCGCGCTCGAGGCCCGGATCGAGGCGCTGCTCGCCGGCTGCGCATCACTCGCCCGCACCGCCAGCGTCCTGCGCACCATCCCCGGCATCGGCGCGACCACCGCCGCGGCGCTCATCGCCCTCCTGCCCGAACTCGGCACGCTCGGACGGCGCCAGATCGCCAGCCTCGCCGGCCTTGCACCCCATCCCCGCCAAAGCGGCACCGTCGATGGCTATCGCCGCACCCGCGGCGGCCGCCCGGAGGTCAGGCGCGTCACCTTCATGGCTGCCCTCTCCGCCGTCCGCTTCGCGCCCGACATCAAGGCCTTCTACCAGCGCCTCCGTGACAGCGGCAAAAAACCCATCGTCGCCCTAACCGCCGCCATGCGAAAACTCATCACCATCGCCAACGCTAAAATCCGCGATGATGCCGCGCAACTGAGTTGA
- a CDS encoding CpaF family protein has protein sequence MNAFGRRNGGMGSGGNSGGVRGGFGVARPMHVQPGQAARDEQAEEIAAPLDALAALDPLTPQSQVDAMQRLSDRQNATGEPGASRMEGFEASIHKIKEQVLPRLLERVDPEAAATLGKDELAEEFRPIIGEVLAELKLTLNRREQFALEKVLVDELLGLGPLEELLADAEISDIMVNGPDQTFVERKGKLEMAQIQFRDEEHLFQIAQRICNSVGRRVDQTTPLADARLKDGSRVNVIVPPLSLRGTAISIRKFSAKPITLDMMAGFGSMSTKMATALKVAGASRFNIVISGGTGSGKTTMLNALSKMIDPGERVLTIEDAAELRLQQPHWLPLETRPANLEGQGEISIRDLVKNALRMRPDRIILGEIRGSECFDMLAAMNTGHDGSMCTLHSNSPREALARMENMVMMSDIKVPKEAISRQIADSVDMIIQVKRLRDGSRRVTNVTEVIGMEGPVIVTQELFKFEYLDESADGKIIGEYRSMGLRPYTIDKAKQFGFDQAYLEACL, from the coding sequence ATGAACGCGTTCGGACGCCGCAACGGCGGCATGGGTAGCGGCGGCAACAGCGGCGGGGTCCGGGGCGGTTTCGGCGTCGCGCGCCCGATGCACGTCCAGCCCGGTCAGGCTGCGCGCGACGAGCAGGCCGAAGAGATCGCCGCGCCGCTCGACGCGCTCGCCGCGCTCGATCCGCTGACCCCGCAGAGCCAGGTCGATGCGATGCAGCGGCTCTCGGATCGGCAGAACGCCACCGGCGAGCCGGGCGCGAGCCGCATGGAAGGATTCGAGGCGTCGATCCACAAGATCAAGGAGCAGGTGCTGCCGCGCCTACTGGAGCGCGTCGACCCGGAGGCCGCCGCGACGCTCGGCAAGGACGAGCTAGCCGAGGAATTCCGCCCGATCATCGGCGAGGTGCTCGCCGAGCTGAAGCTGACGCTCAACCGCCGCGAACAGTTCGCGCTCGAAAAGGTGCTGGTCGACGAATTGCTCGGGCTTGGCCCTCTCGAAGAGCTGCTTGCCGACGCCGAGATCAGCGACATCATGGTCAACGGTCCCGACCAGACCTTCGTCGAGCGCAAGGGCAAGCTGGAGATGGCGCAGATCCAGTTCCGCGACGAGGAGCATCTGTTCCAGATCGCGCAGCGCATCTGCAACTCGGTCGGCCGCCGCGTCGACCAGACCACCCCGCTCGCCGACGCGCGCCTGAAGGACGGCAGCCGCGTCAACGTCATCGTCCCCCCGCTTTCGCTGCGCGGCACCGCGATCTCGATCCGCAAATTCTCCGCCAAGCCGATCACGCTCGACATGATGGCCGGCTTCGGCAGCATGAGCACGAAGATGGCAACCGCGCTGAAGGTCGCGGGCGCGTCGCGGTTCAACATCGTCATCTCGGGCGGCACCGGCTCGGGCAAGACGACGATGCTCAATGCGCTGTCGAAGATGATCGACCCCGGCGAGCGCGTGCTGACGATCGAGGACGCCGCCGAGTTGCGCCTGCAACAGCCGCACTGGCTGCCGCTCGAAACCCGCCCCGCCAATCTCGAGGGTCAGGGCGAGATCAGCATCCGCGATCTCGTCAAGAACGCGCTGCGTATGCGCCCGGATCGCATCATCCTCGGCGAAATCCGTGGCAGCGAGTGTTTCGACATGCTCGCGGCGATGAACACCGGCCACGACGGCTCGATGTGCACGCTCCACTCCAACTCCCCGCGCGAGGCGCTGGCGCGGATGGAGAACATGGTGATGATGTCGGACATCAAGGTGCCCAAGGAAGCGATCAGCCGCCAGATCGCCGACAGCGTCGACATGATCATCCAGGTCAAGCGCCTGCGCGACGGCAGCCGCCGCGTCACCAACGTCACCGAGGTGATCGGGATGGAAGGGCCGGTGATCGTCACGCAGGAACTATTCAAGTTCGAATATCTCGACGAGAGCGCCGACGGAAAGATCATCGGCGAATATCGCTCGATGGGCCTGCGCCCGTACACGATCGACAAGGCCAAGCAGTTCGGCTTCGATCAGGCGTATCTGGAGGCGTGTCTCTAG
- the alr gene encoding alanine racemase gives MSHRPNRLYLSSDALVANWRALARLSGAAACGAAVKADGYGLGARDVVPRLLHAGCRDLFVATWAEAAAIADLIAGRDTTIAVLHGLREADLPLPDLPGVRPVLSTAAQIARWRLVAPGQPCDVMVDTGMNRLGIAGAEVAGGLLDGLAIDTLMSHLACADEPGHALNETQRARFAALAGRTAARRMSLANSAGIALGDGYHFDLTRPGLALYGGVPVAGLAGAICPVATIAAEVLQCRTVRAGETVGYNATWRAERDVAVAVVNLGYADGYRRALSSRGCAFAGDVPLPVIGRVSMDLLALDASAAAVREGDWVRFDDDLVHVAAASGVSQYELLTGLADRFERVWS, from the coding sequence ATGTCGCATCGTCCCAACCGCCTGTATCTTTCCTCCGACGCGCTGGTCGCCAACTGGCGTGCGCTGGCGCGGCTGAGCGGGGCGGCGGCGTGCGGGGCGGCGGTGAAGGCCGATGGCTATGGGCTCGGCGCGCGCGACGTGGTGCCGCGGCTGCTCCATGCCGGGTGTCGCGACCTGTTCGTCGCGACTTGGGCGGAGGCGGCGGCGATCGCCGATCTGATCGCCGGGCGCGACACGACGATTGCGGTGCTGCACGGGTTGCGCGAGGCGGACCTGCCGCTGCCCGATCTGCCCGGCGTACGCCCGGTGCTGAGCACCGCCGCGCAGATCGCGCGCTGGCGGCTGGTCGCGCCCGGGCAGCCGTGCGACGTGATGGTCGATACCGGCATGAACCGGCTCGGCATCGCGGGGGCCGAGGTCGCGGGCGGGCTGCTCGACGGGCTGGCGATCGACACGCTGATGAGCCATCTCGCCTGCGCCGACGAGCCGGGCCATGCGCTCAACGAAACGCAGCGCGCGCGGTTCGCGGCGCTGGCAGGACGGACAGCGGCGCGGCGGATGAGCCTCGCCAATTCGGCGGGGATCGCGCTGGGTGACGGCTATCATTTCGACCTGACGCGGCCGGGGCTGGCGCTGTACGGCGGAGTGCCGGTCGCGGGGCTGGCGGGGGCGATCTGCCCGGTGGCGACGATCGCGGCGGAGGTGCTGCAATGCCGGACGGTGCGCGCGGGCGAGACGGTCGGCTATAATGCGACGTGGCGGGCGGAGCGCGACGTGGCGGTGGCCGTGGTCAATCTCGGCTATGCCGACGGCTATCGCCGCGCGCTGTCGAGCCGCGGGTGCGCGTTCGCGGGCGATGTGCCGCTGCCGGTGATCGGGCGCGTGTCGATGGATCTGCTGGCACTCGACGCCAGTGCCGCGGCGGTGCGCGAAGGCGACTGGGTGCGGTTCGACGACGATCTGGTCCATGTCGCCGCCGCGAGCGGGGTCAGCCAGTACGAGCTGCTGACCGGGCTGGCGGACCGGTTCGAGCGGGTGTGGTCGTAG